In the Leptospira limi genome, one interval contains:
- a CDS encoding S41 family peptidase, whose product MKRFVYLLSFFTLLSFALPVGFISCEPEAKKAQNRETNFTYVDFETVIRTVDKLYIDKHINVNRAYTDAASFAFLSLPHPLYIYPESYFKEREKYDDKEDLWPGTTFKISPSDKFVVFDPDYTQVEKIQKEKRKKNENRKLSDAELKKLIEKEKLKKSVISARWEEINFSRKDFDRVVTYIQDNLDKYKTPVLKGLVELDGELPDEEEEDKKEFRMEQVFVAAANGYLNSLDPHSNVFLEEVWEESMSKISDGSFEGIGAILSGGGSREVIVENPLEGSPALKAGIRSGDNIVAVDGKLIKNLSLDKVVKKIKGPKATKVVLTISRKGNTGKIDIEVIRDKITIKNVTYHLVKENPQVAYIKLTGFVKPGNGEPPIDTQIAEALAEMEKTAKENGKPLKAVILDLRGNSGGFLDLAVDIADMFIEKGLIVSTKTPGRSDDEKYAKIKDITKLPLAVLMNSKSASASEIVASAIQHHGRGILLGERTFGKATVQTLKKLDNNPNYLLKITNARYYSPSGKTIQVVGVSPDIEVSEEPDGTFPFRYREEDMWNHLPLIPHEGIVKSKFNLNAIKDYAKKNGKADTYLKEHANDAIKPDYMLIRSLDFIEGMLNAK is encoded by the coding sequence TTGAAACGATTTGTTTATCTACTATCCTTTTTCACCCTTCTAAGTTTTGCTTTACCAGTTGGTTTTATTTCCTGCGAACCAGAAGCGAAAAAAGCGCAAAACCGCGAGACCAATTTCACTTATGTCGACTTTGAAACTGTCATTCGAACAGTAGACAAACTGTACATAGACAAACATATCAATGTAAATCGTGCTTATACCGATGCAGCAAGTTTTGCTTTTTTAAGTTTACCCCATCCACTTTACATTTACCCAGAAAGTTATTTCAAAGAGAGAGAGAAATATGATGATAAGGAAGATCTCTGGCCAGGGACTACTTTCAAAATCTCTCCATCTGACAAATTTGTCGTTTTTGATCCTGATTACACCCAAGTGGAAAAAATCCAAAAAGAGAAACGGAAAAAAAATGAAAATCGTAAGTTGTCTGATGCAGAACTCAAAAAACTGATCGAAAAAGAAAAATTAAAAAAATCAGTAATCTCTGCTCGTTGGGAAGAAATTAATTTTTCGAGAAAGGATTTTGATCGGGTTGTCACTTACATCCAAGACAATTTGGATAAATACAAAACTCCAGTATTAAAAGGACTTGTGGAACTTGATGGTGAACTTCCTGACGAAGAGGAAGAAGACAAAAAAGAATTCCGCATGGAACAAGTGTTTGTTGCTGCTGCGAATGGTTATTTAAACTCTCTTGACCCACACTCCAATGTCTTTTTGGAAGAAGTTTGGGAAGAATCCATGTCCAAAATCAGTGATGGATCTTTTGAAGGGATTGGTGCCATCCTTTCTGGTGGTGGAAGTCGTGAAGTCATCGTTGAAAATCCATTGGAAGGAAGTCCTGCACTCAAAGCTGGGATTCGCAGTGGAGACAACATTGTTGCCGTTGATGGTAAACTCATCAAAAACTTATCTCTTGATAAAGTAGTCAAAAAAATCAAAGGACCAAAAGCAACAAAAGTTGTCCTTACCATCTCACGTAAAGGGAATACAGGAAAAATTGATATTGAAGTGATTCGTGATAAAATCACAATCAAAAACGTAACCTATCACTTAGTAAAAGAAAATCCACAAGTTGCTTACATCAAACTCACTGGATTTGTAAAACCTGGAAACGGTGAACCACCGATTGATACACAAATAGCAGAAGCTTTAGCAGAAATGGAAAAAACTGCCAAAGAGAATGGCAAACCTCTAAAGGCAGTGATTTTAGACTTAAGAGGAAACTCAGGTGGATTTTTGGATTTAGCAGTGGATATTGCTGATATGTTCATCGAAAAAGGACTGATCGTTTCGACAAAAACTCCTGGTAGAAGTGATGATGAAAAATATGCAAAAATCAAGGACATCACAAAACTTCCGTTAGCAGTGCTCATGAATTCAAAATCAGCATCTGCTTCTGAAATTGTTGCCAGTGCGATCCAACACCATGGCCGTGGAATTTTACTTGGTGAAAGGACATTTGGAAAAGCAACTGTGCAAACATTAAAAAAATTGGACAACAATCCAAATTACCTTTTGAAAATCACAAATGCTAGGTATTACTCTCCTTCTGGAAAAACCATCCAAGTGGTTGGAGTTTCACCTGACATTGAAGTTTCTGAAGAACCAGATGGAACCTTCCCTTTCCGATACCGAGAAGAGGATATGTGGAATCACTTACCTCTCATTCCACATGAAGGGATTGTGAAATCAAAATTCAATTTGAATGCGATTAAGGATTATGCCAAAAAAAATGGCAAGGCTGATACGTATTTAAAAGAACATGCAAACGATGCAATCAAACCTGATTATATGTTAATTAGAAGTTTGGACTTTATCGAAGGGATGTTGAATGCGAAATAA
- a CDS encoding mannose-1-phosphate guanylyltransferase: MAKLPKETPVVLIMAGGKGERFWPRSRTNSPKQLQKVYSNKTLLKETIDRALTITSLDRIYIGTNATLKAEILKKDPKFPSGNFIIEPEGKNTAPIIALSALYFQKKYGNPNLIVLSADAFIDPVKEFTKTIEQALFETENGMVLLGVKPNRPEVGYGYISTGKPTDVGYTVKAFFEKPDFKTALKYIKKKNFYWNPGIFLFRTETILSELERHAPHILGPLKNGFPFKNFGDLKTAFQMLPSEAIDTAIMEKSNRIRMVEATFNWDDVGSWMSLERILPGDKEKNHHQGKEVHYHKASGNISSVQKELITFLGVKNLIVVEEPDVLLITSREGVGDIKAMLSNMRKNKVLQKYLD, translated from the coding sequence ATGGCAAAATTACCAAAAGAAACCCCTGTTGTTTTGATTATGGCAGGAGGGAAAGGGGAGAGGTTTTGGCCTCGTTCCCGCACCAATTCCCCGAAACAGCTCCAGAAAGTTTATTCTAACAAAACCCTTCTCAAAGAGACAATCGACAGAGCCCTAACCATCACTTCATTGGATCGTATTTACATTGGTACCAATGCAACTCTGAAGGCCGAAATTCTCAAAAAAGATCCTAAATTCCCATCTGGAAATTTTATCATCGAACCAGAGGGAAAAAACACAGCACCTATCATTGCCCTTTCTGCACTTTACTTCCAAAAAAAATACGGAAATCCCAACCTTATCGTTCTCTCCGCAGATGCGTTTATTGATCCTGTCAAAGAGTTTACAAAAACCATCGAACAAGCCTTGTTCGAAACGGAAAATGGAATGGTTTTACTTGGGGTAAAACCAAACCGACCTGAAGTTGGCTATGGATACATTAGCACAGGGAAACCAACTGATGTAGGTTACACGGTAAAGGCATTTTTTGAAAAACCTGATTTCAAAACCGCACTCAAATACATCAAAAAAAAGAATTTTTATTGGAATCCGGGGATCTTTCTTTTCCGAACGGAAACCATTCTGTCGGAACTGGAACGCCATGCCCCTCATATCCTAGGTCCTTTAAAAAACGGGTTTCCATTTAAGAACTTTGGGGATTTAAAAACTGCATTCCAGATGTTACCTTCCGAAGCCATCGACACTGCGATCATGGAAAAATCCAATCGTATCCGTATGGTGGAAGCTACTTTCAATTGGGATGATGTTGGATCTTGGATGTCCCTCGAACGCATTTTGCCAGGGGACAAAGAGAAAAACCACCACCAAGGAAAAGAAGTTCATTACCACAAAGCATCAGGGAATATTTCTTCCGTTCAAAAAGAGCTCATCACATTTCTTGGTGTGAAGAACCTGATCGTTGTGGAAGAACCAGATGTACTCCTCATCACTTCACGTGAAGGTGTGGGTGATATCAAAGCGATGTTATCCAATATGAGGAAAAATAAAGTTTTACAAAAGTACCTCGACTAG
- the hfq gene encoding RNA chaperone Hfq, producing MSAKNNIQDQLLNTARKEKIDLTIYLLNGVPLKGKVVSFDNFTIILENENKQNLVYKHAISTIIPAKPIKLHSEETPKEAGGA from the coding sequence ATGTCGGCAAAAAATAACATCCAAGACCAACTTTTAAACACAGCAAGAAAAGAGAAAATTGATCTCACCATCTACTTGTTAAATGGAGTTCCTTTAAAAGGAAAAGTTGTCAGTTTTGACAATTTCACCATCATTCTAGAAAATGAAAACAAACAGAATTTGGTATACAAACATGCCATTTCGACCATCATTCCTGCAAAACCGATCAAACTTCACAGCGAGGAAACTCCGAAAGAAGCAGGTGGGGCATAA
- a CDS encoding FYDLN acid domain-containing protein: MVAKKAAKKQAPPKKKAVAKEKPSKDAKSSSPKEDKKKAVTGSKSPATKAKVVPAPKTATAQKDKPAPQAKAPAVKIDPNNPLGKKFNCYSCGTKFYDLNKPEKKCPKCGADQLAKPAIKSRMAAIRSSEYEVEEEEEPVIEDDELLEETEELEETEEEEVVAEEEE, from the coding sequence ATGGTCGCAAAAAAAGCAGCAAAGAAACAAGCACCGCCCAAAAAGAAAGCGGTTGCCAAAGAAAAACCAAGTAAGGACGCCAAGTCCTCTTCCCCGAAGGAAGACAAAAAAAAGGCCGTAACTGGGTCTAAATCCCCGGCTACGAAGGCGAAGGTTGTACCTGCGCCTAAAACAGCCACAGCACAAAAGGACAAACCGGCCCCACAAGCCAAAGCCCCTGCTGTGAAAATTGATCCGAACAACCCACTCGGAAAGAAGTTTAACTGTTACTCCTGTGGAACGAAGTTTTATGATTTGAACAAACCTGAAAAAAAATGTCCGAAATGCGGAGCTGACCAGTTGGCAAAACCAGCGATCAAATCTCGTATGGCTGCCATTCGCAGTTCGGAATATGAAGTGGAAGAAGAGGAAGAACCAGTTATTGAAGATGATGAACTCTTAGAAGAAACTGAGGAATTGGAAGAGACCGAAGAAGAGGAGGTCGTTGCCGAGGAAGAGGAGTGA
- a CDS encoding chemotaxis protein CheW gives MAKETSQANQFIHEQYIIFNLGDEEYAIPITIVEEIVKITNLIRVPQSKSYFAGIMDIRGKVVRMIDLAKRLNIKNVTESADRAIVINVSGKSIGVIVDKVSHVVHFPANQVDPPPPSVKGISSRYITGVGKKENRFIILIDIEKILTVEEMTELATV, from the coding sequence ATGGCCAAAGAAACATCCCAAGCAAACCAATTCATCCATGAGCAATACATCATTTTCAATTTGGGAGATGAAGAGTATGCCATCCCCATCACAATTGTTGAAGAAATTGTTAAAATCACAAATTTAATCCGCGTTCCACAATCGAAAAGTTACTTTGCAGGGATCATGGACATCCGAGGCAAAGTGGTAAGAATGATTGACCTTGCCAAACGATTGAATATCAAAAATGTAACAGAGTCTGCAGACCGTGCGATTGTGATCAATGTGTCTGGTAAATCGATTGGTGTGATTGTGGACAAAGTGTCCCATGTCGTACATTTTCCAGCCAACCAAGTGGATCCACCACCTCCTTCTGTAAAAGGGATTTCCTCTCGTTACATCACAGGTGTTGGAAAAAAAGAAAACAGGTTCATCATCCTTATCGATATCGAAAAAATTCTCACTGTTGAAGAGATGACAGAACTAGCTACCGTATAA
- the miaA gene encoding tRNA (adenosine(37)-N6)-dimethylallyltransferase MiaA, with the protein MILPILGGPTGSGKTSLTQALDPKRFEIVSFDSRQVYRDLPVGTTAPTPEEFSHIRHWLVGFLNANESINANQFSLLAREAISDIQGRGKIPILIGGTGFYLRAFLLGMFPVPNVPKDTKDYVLELPLEEARMMLQTKDPRAMESLSMQDGYRIKRALEVVLTGVLWSEVSKQTVGGYLQDHPEVKMIGHWLDWPRDILYKRINARVNQIVSGMLEETKEVISKYGPNCPGLRTLGYNFALAFLNGTIDINTFIEQLAQSHRNYAKRQITWFKKESFLSPISFDAAVQLYTNIEQR; encoded by the coding sequence GTGATCCTTCCCATCCTTGGTGGACCTACCGGTTCCGGAAAAACCTCGCTTACCCAAGCCCTCGACCCAAAACGTTTCGAAATTGTTTCTTTTGACTCTCGCCAAGTCTACCGGGATTTACCGGTAGGCACAACGGCACCCACTCCCGAAGAATTTTCCCATATCCGTCACTGGCTTGTTGGTTTTCTGAATGCAAACGAATCCATCAATGCCAATCAGTTCTCCCTGCTGGCAAGAGAAGCCATTTCCGATATCCAAGGCAGAGGGAAAATTCCCATTCTGATTGGTGGGACAGGATTTTATCTCCGCGCATTTCTATTAGGGATGTTTCCCGTACCAAATGTACCAAAAGATACCAAAGATTATGTTTTGGAACTTCCATTAGAAGAAGCAAGGATGATGCTCCAAACAAAAGACCCGAGAGCAATGGAAAGTCTGTCTATGCAAGATGGATACCGCATCAAACGTGCTTTGGAAGTTGTACTCACAGGAGTTTTGTGGTCAGAGGTATCAAAACAAACTGTAGGCGGATATTTACAAGACCATCCAGAAGTGAAAATGATTGGGCACTGGTTGGATTGGCCACGTGACATTCTCTACAAACGCATCAATGCCCGAGTGAATCAGATCGTTAGTGGTATGTTAGAGGAAACGAAAGAAGTGATTTCGAAGTACGGACCAAACTGTCCTGGGTTACGAACCTTGGGTTACAATTTTGCGCTTGCATTCTTAAATGGAACGATAGACATTAATACATTCATTGAACAGTTGGCGCAAAGTCACAGAAATTATGCAAAAAGGCAAATTACTTGGTTCAAAAAAGAATCATTCCTTTCGCCCATTTCTTTTGATGCCGCTGTCCAATTGTATACAAATATAGAACAAAGATAG
- a CDS encoding ATP-binding protein yields MLDASWMPKGRLFPYLLTNFVLFIFVSIAFAYYTASERNIDAAEENRYKSLQIANELRQSSDQLTNLVRLYAIQKKPKYKAYFQRILEIRNGEKPRPKSYDYAYWDLVIADELPPPPEEGEQISIYDAMKQADFEKSDYSLLSLSKEKSDQLTKIEFESMSLIEEELKTGRSNPKAIRILFDDHYLKCKAEIMKPINDLYVQLDERTSKAILDAKEKVFFLRTVLILSGMIFGISLYLTHRSLVSIMGGSVDEIFRRISLLGEGKFTGEIQTTNNKNSILNSLNITQKRLQELYEEKEMASHAKSEFLASMSHEIRTPLNGVIGITQILFKTNLDAEQKNYLKTIVDAGKSLLNILNDILDFSKIDAGKLKIENIPFHLPNLIKEIFDLFLIESQSKNLEFSYQIDSMVPNTIISDPSRIRQILFNLIGNAIKFTETGYVILHVEIKDQMILFEIKDSGIGISSEKLPSLFQTFSQLDASTSRKYGGTGLGLAISERLVKLLDGKIGVKSVEGVGSTFWCMIPLSTPKETVSKPILNREDTEDTITEQNDSENFSNQSFLVVEDNVLNQKVIGGLLKKQNINFDLAENGKIAVEMCRLKHYDLILMDCEMPIMDGFEATTKIREMETNKDQKSVIIAVTAHVLNEHKQRCSEVGMDGFIGKPFYMDDLLHTYKKLLKIKRSK; encoded by the coding sequence ATGTTAGATGCAAGTTGGATGCCAAAAGGGAGACTGTTCCCTTACTTACTTACCAATTTTGTCTTATTTATTTTTGTCTCCATTGCCTTTGCCTATTATACTGCTAGCGAAAGAAACATTGATGCCGCGGAAGAAAATCGTTATAAATCCTTACAAATTGCAAACGAATTAAGACAATCTTCCGACCAACTAACAAACTTAGTTCGTTTGTATGCAATCCAGAAAAAACCAAAATATAAAGCCTACTTCCAACGAATTTTAGAAATTCGAAATGGTGAAAAACCAAGACCAAAAAGTTACGATTATGCCTATTGGGATTTAGTCATCGCAGATGAATTACCTCCTCCACCAGAAGAAGGAGAACAGATCAGTATCTATGATGCAATGAAACAAGCTGATTTTGAGAAATCGGATTATTCATTACTCTCTTTATCAAAAGAAAAATCGGATCAACTTACCAAAATCGAATTTGAATCTATGTCTTTGATTGAAGAAGAATTAAAAACAGGAAGGTCAAATCCAAAAGCAATTAGGATTTTATTTGATGATCATTATTTGAAGTGCAAAGCAGAAATCATGAAACCAATTAATGATTTGTATGTCCAACTCGACGAAAGGACTTCAAAAGCAATCTTAGATGCAAAGGAAAAAGTTTTTTTCTTACGTACTGTCTTAATCCTCTCTGGTATGATTTTTGGCATTAGTTTATATTTAACCCATAGATCATTAGTGTCCATTATGGGAGGAAGTGTAGATGAAATTTTCCGCCGAATTTCATTACTTGGCGAAGGTAAATTTACAGGTGAAATTCAGACTACAAATAACAAAAATTCAATCCTAAACAGTTTAAATATCACACAAAAAAGATTACAAGAGTTATACGAAGAAAAGGAAATGGCAAGTCATGCAAAATCAGAATTTTTAGCATCCATGAGCCATGAAATTCGCACTCCTCTCAATGGAGTCATTGGTATCACTCAAATTTTATTTAAAACCAATTTAGATGCAGAACAAAAGAATTATCTAAAAACCATTGTCGATGCGGGAAAATCGCTCTTAAATATTTTAAACGATATTTTAGATTTCTCTAAGATAGATGCTGGGAAATTAAAAATTGAAAATATACCTTTCCATCTACCAAATTTGATCAAAGAAATTTTCGATTTATTTTTGATCGAATCTCAATCAAAAAATTTAGAATTTTCTTATCAAATTGATTCCATGGTTCCAAATACTATCATATCAGATCCAAGTAGGATTCGTCAGATATTATTCAATCTCATAGGAAATGCGATCAAATTTACTGAAACTGGATATGTAATCCTTCATGTCGAAATCAAAGACCAAATGATTCTCTTTGAAATTAAAGATTCTGGAATTGGCATATCATCAGAGAAACTCCCCTCTTTATTCCAAACATTTTCACAACTGGATGCTTCCACCTCACGGAAGTATGGCGGAACAGGACTTGGTTTGGCAATTTCAGAACGTTTGGTAAAGTTATTGGATGGGAAAATTGGTGTAAAGAGTGTGGAAGGTGTAGGTAGCACGTTTTGGTGTATGATTCCTCTTTCCACACCGAAGGAAACAGTTTCCAAACCAATTCTTAACCGAGAGGATACAGAAGATACAATCACAGAACAAAATGATTCTGAAAATTTTTCCAACCAATCTTTCTTAGTTGTAGAAGACAATGTTTTAAACCAAAAAGTAATCGGTGGATTACTTAAAAAACAAAACATCAATTTTGATTTGGCCGAGAATGGAAAAATAGCTGTTGAGATGTGCCGATTGAAACACTATGACTTGATTTTAATGGACTGTGAAATGCCCATCATGGACGGATTTGAAGCAACCACCAAAATTAGGGAAATGGAAACAAACAAAGACCAAAAATCAGTCATCATAGCTGTGACAGCACACGTGTTAAATGAACATAAACAAAGGTGTTCAGAAGTAGGTATGGATGGATTTATCGGCAAACCCTTTTACATGGATGATTTATTGCATACTTATAAAAAATTGTTAAAAATTAAGCGATCCAAATAA
- a CDS encoding tetratricopeptide repeat protein, protein MHNIDGDMRSFVVLIFALSLWFCSSEPEKNPNRDPYSLETLLFLEEILLDVWENPSAKEDAMSRLRYVCRTKDTDDGYLCYMWGLLEFQRGNYNESYAGFRKALEKNPNDTLYKNMLRLSAEKSGNLADLKAHSYDGEVLASLSELDKQCKEEKSPNISTFQFLIERGVFTKESLKRGSFSTCFQKLEPNEQISLQKQIRNPNVSYKERLYADQMKSDPFTKIWDTSSYHRGELGKVMVGGTQGAVSATVSSNSEVSPSLVSGSIHPSPMTEAWRKVKLASLSGNETQAKEAFKQFISEVRLSKTKGKSEAMMATALERAAKLLLEQDPSYVKIRFLAKEL, encoded by the coding sequence ATGCATAACATAGACGGTGACATGCGCTCATTCGTTGTCCTGATTTTTGCCCTTTCTCTCTGGTTTTGTTCCTCCGAGCCAGAAAAGAACCCAAATCGTGATCCATATAGTTTGGAAACCCTTCTTTTTTTGGAAGAGATATTACTCGATGTTTGGGAAAATCCATCGGCAAAAGAAGATGCAATGTCTCGGCTAAGATATGTTTGTCGAACAAAAGATACTGACGATGGTTATTTATGTTACATGTGGGGACTTTTGGAATTCCAACGTGGGAATTACAATGAAAGTTATGCCGGTTTTCGAAAAGCTTTAGAAAAAAATCCCAATGACACTCTTTACAAAAACATGTTACGTTTATCCGCCGAAAAATCGGGAAACCTAGCGGATTTAAAAGCTCATTCGTATGATGGGGAAGTGCTCGCTTCGCTTTCTGAATTGGATAAACAATGCAAAGAGGAAAAATCCCCAAACATTTCCACCTTTCAATTTTTGATCGAACGAGGTGTATTCACCAAGGAATCCTTAAAACGTGGTAGTTTTTCGACTTGTTTCCAAAAATTAGAACCTAACGAACAAATTTCTCTCCAAAAACAAATCCGAAATCCAAATGTATCCTATAAGGAACGGTTGTATGCGGACCAGATGAAGTCGGATCCATTTACCAAAATTTGGGATACTTCCTCTTACCACCGAGGAGAATTGGGAAAGGTAATGGTGGGTGGAACACAAGGTGCAGTTTCTGCAACTGTCTCTTCGAATTCAGAAGTGAGTCCTTCGCTCGTTTCTGGGTCCATTCACCCCTCTCCAATGACAGAGGCATGGCGTAAGGTAAAACTTGCTTCTCTTTCAGGGAATGAAACCCAGGCAAAAGAAGCCTTTAAACAATTTATTTCCGAAGTACGTCTCTCCAAAACAAAAGGTAAGTCGGAAGCGATGATGGCAACCGCCTTAGAGCGAGCAGCAAAATTATTACTCGAACAAGACCCGAGTTACGTTAAGATTCGTTTCCTTGCGAAAGAACTTTAA
- a CDS encoding pyridoxine 5'-phosphate synthase, giving the protein MTQLSVNVNKIATLRNSRGGSIPNVLKLSEIILDSGAHGITVHPRSDERHITKQDVFELKEFLESYNEKITKLGISKKEYNIEGEPSERFLELVLEAKPDQATLVPVKPGEITSDHGFDFRDPNTFMTLKPIVEAFRKEGIRVSLFMETDFTFYNQVTLLGAERIELYTGPFANAFDADVQKGIQIFESYKQAAIEANKLGLGVNAGHDLDTKNLQVFAKLPFLAEVSIGHRLMAQSLVDGLGNTVQEYLKVLSQGNES; this is encoded by the coding sequence ATGACCCAATTAAGTGTCAATGTCAACAAGATCGCCACTCTCCGCAATTCTCGGGGAGGATCCATTCCAAATGTTCTGAAATTGTCAGAAATCATATTAGATTCTGGTGCCCACGGGATTACAGTTCACCCTCGATCTGATGAAAGGCATATCACCAAACAAGATGTATTCGAATTAAAGGAATTTTTAGAATCTTACAACGAAAAAATTACTAAATTAGGAATTTCTAAAAAAGAATACAATATTGAGGGCGAACCAAGTGAACGTTTTTTGGAGCTGGTCCTTGAAGCAAAACCAGACCAAGCCACTCTTGTTCCCGTGAAACCAGGCGAAATCACATCGGACCATGGATTTGATTTCAGGGATCCGAATACTTTTATGACGCTAAAACCGATCGTAGAAGCATTCCGAAAAGAAGGAATCCGAGTGTCTCTTTTTATGGAGACTGATTTTACATTTTATAACCAAGTCACTCTACTCGGTGCCGAACGGATTGAACTTTATACAGGTCCTTTTGCCAACGCATTTGACGCAGATGTACAAAAAGGCATTCAAATTTTTGAATCCTATAAACAGGCTGCGATAGAAGCAAATAAACTAGGGTTAGGTGTCAATGCTGGACATGACCTTGATACGAAGAATTTACAAGTATTTGCAAAACTTCCTTTCCTTGCAGAAGTTTCGATTGGCCACCGTCTTATGGCCCAAAGTTTGGTAGATGGATTAGGGAATACGGTACAAGAATATCTTAAAGTTCTTTCGCAAGGAAACGAATCTTAA
- a CDS encoding phosphate signaling complex PhoU family protein, protein MISKFYYLRKNLYSMAELVLEQVILLSEALESDDYAQAEKIVERDDLIDDLEKENDNLSQNAILEAVSNRNILGMGDVDNDIVLKKDPLRFALSAIRITRNMERMGDQVVNCADVFRHKTIRNGLFKNEEPMTLILSRVTTLAGMAIESLVEEKERFMGSVNSLEDELNELCDQAFQKYRAVPDMEKQEFADVYRIILALERLGDYAVNVAEELVRLNTGKDIRHLENVKSKSSSYP, encoded by the coding sequence ATCATCTCTAAATTTTATTACTTACGTAAAAACTTATATTCCATGGCGGAACTTGTTTTGGAGCAAGTGATCTTACTCAGTGAGGCTCTCGAATCAGATGACTATGCCCAAGCTGAGAAAATTGTAGAACGTGATGACCTCATTGATGATTTAGAAAAGGAAAACGATAACCTTTCCCAAAATGCAATATTGGAAGCAGTGAGTAATCGTAACATTCTCGGGATGGGCGATGTGGACAATGACATCGTATTGAAAAAAGATCCTTTGCGCTTTGCACTTTCGGCCATACGGATCACTCGGAACATGGAAAGGATGGGAGACCAAGTGGTCAACTGTGCTGATGTGTTTCGTCACAAAACCATCCGCAATGGCCTCTTTAAAAATGAAGAACCAATGACTTTGATTCTTTCAAGAGTCACTACTCTTGCAGGAATGGCAATTGAATCTTTAGTAGAAGAAAAAGAAAGGTTTATGGGAAGTGTGAATTCCTTGGAAGACGAACTGAACGAACTTTGTGACCAAGCATTCCAAAAGTATAGAGCTGTTCCTGATATGGAAAAACAAGAATTTGCCGACGTGTATAGGATTATTCTCGCACTTGAAAGATTAGGTGACTATGCTGTGAATGTGGCGGAAGAACTTGTCAGGTTGAATACTGGAAAAGACATCCGCCATTTAGAAAACGTCAAATCAAAATCTTCCTCTTACCCTTAA